The Sporosarcina sp. 6E9 genome segment ACCGCAATGACTTTCCAAGGGGTTGCGTTGATGAGTTGGGCGGCGGTTTTAGTGACCGATGCACTGGTTCTCAAGAAGTGGCTGAAAATCGGTCCACTCTATTATGAATCAAGACAAGAAAATTTATATAAATGGAATCCAGTCGGCGTTATATCGTTGACTGTTCCGGCTGTGATGGGAACAATTGCAGCGCTTGGCTATATGGGCACATTCCTTCAGAGTACGGCAGCATTCTTCGCAGCGATACTGGCAGCGATTCTGACAGTTATTCTGGGAATCACGACAAGAGGTCGTTATTATATTAAACGAGAAGCAAATGATATCCCGAAAGAAGATTGGATTGCCTAAAAGTTGTATAAATAAATGAAAGCCAATCAAGTTTAACGACTTGATTGGCTTTCTTTAATTAGAAACACTTTGTGTAAGGTTCTGGTAGAGCACCTTTATACTATATTTATTTTACTTATTGCATTATTAGTAATATACTAGCCTTGTTCAGAATTAAATGAGAATTCCACTAAAGTATCACACATAATTATCAAGGAGGCTATCAAGATGACAAAAGATCGTTATCAACAAGGTTTAGACAAATTAATGGAACTTACTACACCCGACAGCGACAATCCAACCGGCCATATGGATATTGGCGAGGGATTCAAGGATGTTGCGCCGGATTTAAGTAAGTTTGTCGTTGAATTTGCTTTTGGAGACATTTATTCGCGTCCAGGATTGGATAATAAACAAAAAGTTCTTACCACGATTTCAGCTCTCGTTGCACAAGGCACACCGCAGATAGAGATGCATGTAAAAACAGGTCTGACAGTAGGTTTAACACCGGAAGAAATAGTCGGTTGTATTATGCACCTTATCCCGTATACAGGATTTCCGCGTGCCTTGAATGCATTAAAAGCTGCTCAAAAAGTGTTTGAAGAAAGTGGTATATCAGTCGCAACCACCGATGATTGAATAGATTTTTTCCATGGTTCTTATCAGCGGTTTGTAAGCTTTTAAAAGCGTCAAAAAATAGGTACCTGTGCAAGACACTATTCAATAAATTCACTACAATTGTATAAATGGGGAAGAGGGTATCGACTATATAACACTTTGTCGATATCCTTTTGTTTATTTATCCGAGTTTTCGAATTGTCATAATTGCACCTTGCACAGGTACCTTACTTTGTAAATTAGACTGTGACTTTATATTTTGTTATCCGTCTATAGGATGAACAACAAAATGCAAGAAAGGGGTGAGTGATTTGCCAGATACAAAGGAGGAATTTACGAATTGGTATCATCTTTATAGTGATTCGATATTTAAGTATATCTTGATGATGATTAACGATTATCATCAAGCTGAAGATTTGACCCATGATACGTTTATTAAAGCTTATAAAAACCTCCATACCTTCCAAAAAAAGTCGAAACCTAAAACTTGGCTATTCAGCATTGCACATAATAACACAATCGACTATATCCGAAAACAAAAACCTATAAAGATTTTCCAAGAAATTTTTCAAACATTGAAGGACTCCGCACCTTTAACAGAAGATATTTTGGAGGTCAGGGAAAGTTCAATTGAGTTGTATAAAGCGTTAAGTCGATTAAAGTCCTCCTATCGTGAGGTCATCATTCTCAGGAAAATAAAAGAGTTTAGTATCAGGGAAACCAGCGAAATTTTAAATTGGTCGGAAGGTAAGGTTAAAACAACGCTTTATCGAGCAATTCCCGCTTTAGAAAAGGAACTGTTAAAGGAGGGATTTTTAAATGAAAAACAAATCTAAGGATATGTCTTACTTCGATGAACAACTAAAACAATTAGATAAAGATATTATTTGGGATGAGAAGAGAAAAAGCACACTTGAAAATAAAGTTTTATATTCGATGAACAGTAATCGTTATAAATCCAAACCAAAATTACTCACAGGCTTAAAATATGCTATGAACATTGGAATAATGGTTGTTTTATTGTTGTTTGGCTATTACTTCGTATCAAATAGCATCGCCCATCAAAGTGAAGAAGGTTTAACAGGTAACGAGGGAAATCAAACAAATCATAATCCAGTCATTAAGGATGATGATATGCAAATAAACAATCCGAAAAATGATGAAAATCAAGTGGAGATTCATACTGGCACATCCGAAACAGTCATTAGAAAAGTGGAAGGCATGGATCAGGAAATTAATGTTATTAATTATCTAATACAACCTTATGGTATCGCTTATAAATTTGACGAAGCTTTCGGAGTTCCCGAGGTGAGCAATAACAAAATAACTTATTTAACCGAATATGATTATAAGATAACAGTAGAAATGATTGAACACACAAACCTTGAAGAAGCAATTTCAATTGTAAAAGAACGATTTGAGACAGAAGGATATGAGGAAATTTACGAATTGGAAAGCATACCGGTTGAAGAGAATGGTTTGATTGGGAAAATGCAATTCTTTGGTGACAATCCAATGAAAGGATTTATTGCTTATGAGATTGAAGAACATGCACTAGTCATTACTTTTCAATATCCAATTGAAGGTGCAGATGCGATGAATCCCATTTTAGAAAACTTGCGACAGACAATTAACGTACAATAATTATTTGGCCTTAAAGGCTCCTCAGTAGTTAATAAAACTTTTGAGAGGCCTTTTTTCATTTTGGAATTTACGAAATAGTTTTTTGGGGGGAGATAGTCTGTATGGGGAATACTAAAATAGCCGCTGTCTACATAATATACAAAGTACTTTGTAATTGATTCTAGCGGAAAAGGATTGCACTTCCGACGACAACTCATCATATAATAAAAAACGTGGCATAGAATAAAAAAGGACTGGGCAATTTATCACTCAGTCCAACAAATAATAAAATGTAAGACAAAATCATGGTCGACTTTACGCATCGTCCAACGGTGTAACTTGTTAAAATCAAAAAACATTTGGCCGAGAAGAAAGAAGTAGTTGTCCATAACTCTGCCGATGGGGGGCTATTACTCCTTCCGTGATAAGAAAATGATAACTGACAACGACACCGACATAAAAGCAATCCATGCACCAGATAGTATTAGGAGTAGGCTTAGTGTTTCGTATGTTGTCATTGGTATTCACCTCCTTTCAATTGGAAGTGCTCAACAAGCAGACATGCTATCTCCGTAAATGAACTGAAATCTAGATGCAGTTGGCTGTGTGGGGATTTATATAGTTAGCCCCACTATTATGTATATGCATAATCAATATGTATATGTACAATCAGTATGTATATGCTTAATTTTAAGAGGAAATTCCGGAAAGTTATTGGGGGCAACCCTTAATGGATCTTATCCTACAATCGTCTCAGAAACATGAATTCTAAATCCATTATAAACCAATATTTGTCCACCCTTATGGAAACCATACCACATACAGACTATTCAGTCTAATCAATTATGAATATATGGAATAAAAGGTTCAAAAGCCTTACCACTAAAGGATTAACTCTAGTTCTTAACTGCTATAGAGGTTGTGACAATAAAATAATTTTTCCTCCAGTAGTTCACGATACCTACTGCGATTGAATCTTTCCTAACCTACTTTGTGTAGCGGTTTCTAAATGCGCATTCAATAGAAAAGAATTAAGTCAAGTGTGAGATTTCTATTTATTGTCTATGAATTAAGTTATCTAGGTCGGTGAATGCTGCTAGAAGTGAGTTGTTACGCTTCTATTCGATAATTATCATGCATATATAAACGAGACTTAGAATAATAATTGAATAAGTGTTTGAACATTCAGTCCTAAAATGGTAGACTATAAGAAGTACCAATGGTCGATATTGCATATGCTCCAACTGTGTAAATAGTTGGATATAAATGCATTTGGCCGAGAAGGAAGAAGTAATCGTCCATACATCTGCCGATGGGGGGCGGTTACTTCTTTCTCTATTATTTCCAGGTGCCTGCGAGTGAAGCTATTAAGTTAATTAACTACAATTATATAAAAAGAGAAAGGGGATATCGACTATGTAAGACTTAGTCGATATCCCCTCTTTATTTATTCGAAGTTTAATGATTTCCTTAGACAAGAAAAGTGTCGGGTGGCTGTTCACTTCGTATAGAAGATAAAGTTTAAATCTATAATGTAGAAGGAGTTTCATGGCAGAGTGAAGAATATCTGGAAGAATATATTGAAAAAAGTAAGCTTAGGAGGATATTATGGGTAGATTAGTTCATTTTGAAATTCATGTAGAAGACATGGATCGTGCGAAGAAGTTTTATGGAGAGGTCTTTGGTTGGAAATTTGAAGATTGGTCTGAATATGCGGGGATGCAGTATTTTGGAGCGGTAACTGGTGATAATAGTGTTCCAGGAATTGACGGTGCATTAATACAACGTAAAGGTCCTGCGCCAGAAATTGGACAACCTATGAATGGTTTTTCTTGTACAATGGGCGTCGAGGATTACGATTCAACTGAGAAAAGAATTCTTGAACTTGGTGGCAAGGTTGCATTGCCAAAATATGCGTTGCCTGGTATGGCCTGGCAAGGGTATTACAATGATACCGAAGGAAATATAATCGGTATTCATCAAGCAGACGAGAATGCAAAATAGTATTATAGTTTATTAGGTATCTTTACCAAAACTGCATTCAATCGATTCGTTATAATTGCATAAAACGAGAGGGGGTATCGACTATATAATAACAAAGTCGATACCTCTTTTTGTTTTACCATACATAATGGGTATTTATTTTTATTCCCGTTTTATTAGCAGCTGAATTTGTTGATTATCTGACAAACAACTACTCAACTATCGTAATAATTGGCGGATTAACATACTTGAAAAGATTTACACCATCTTCTTCTGCAGCTTTTGCTTCTGGGCTAGCAAATGCTTCCGTTAGCTTTTCCATATTTTCAAATTCTAGTACTGTAATCAGGTATAAGTCGAGATTTGTATTTTGAGACTGAATAACATGATGCACGGAATTGTTGGTGATATTTGGTATCTTTTTACCTAAAGGAACATGTACATCAAAATAATACTTTTCGAATCCAACTTTGTCCATCGGTTGTTCGTACATAATAATCATTTTAGCCATGTAGTAAATCCACTCCCTTGTCATGATCTTATGTAATATATTCTACTTTCATCCTACGTATTCACCATTGAATTCAGCGGAACGGGGCGGAACTACTAACGAAATATTGGTGCCTGTGCAAGAAACAACTCAGTTAATTCACTACAATTGCATAAAGTGAAAAGGGATATCGACTATATAACACTTTGTCGATATCCTTTTGTTTATTTATCCGGGTTTTCGAATTGTCATAATTGCACCTTGCACAGGTACCTATTATCAGATATCTAGAATAATGAGTCACCTAGCTGCTTGAGTGAATATGTTGATATAAAAGATTAGATAGGAGTGGTGAGCGTGTATGTAAATAATCCATATCGCAATAGACGACCGGAAATCGTAAGCGGTGCATACGGTGATGTGAATGGTGACGGGATAATAGATTACGTTTATTTGACGGCAGTAAAGTCGACAGATCCTTCGAGTCCATATGTAGAGCAAATCACATTAAATATTCAAGATGGTGTAACAAAAAAAGTTTATACCATTGCACTGAATGAAAATGGCGATTCGGGATATCAACCCACTTTGTTCCTTGGTGATTTTACTAAGGATGGTATCATGGACATTTTAATTTCCATTGATTCGGGTGGATCTGGTGCATTTACGTTTAATTATATTTATTCATTCGTTAATAACCAAGCTAAGAAATTGTTTGACTTCGATCAATATAATATGCTAAATCAGTATACGGTCACTTATTTAGATCAATATAAAATTAATGTAAAAAGTTTGGCGACAGGTCAATCGTTTTTAATTGCCATTAATGGCAGAGGTGCCGATTATCTATCACAAATTTACAATAAAAATGGAACTTTAAAAAAACCGATTACAGGGATGGCTGATGGAGTTAGCGGATTCTATCCAGTGGATATGGACCGCGATGGTGTGTATGAAATACAGGCTTATCAAAAAATTAGCGGGCTTTACCACGCAGATTCGTTTGGCTATGTGATCAATACATTGCAATGGGATGGACAAAAGTTTGCAATTTGGCAGCAGTGGTTAGCAATTTTCGGAAACAATTAACCCAAACTTTATACGAACGCACCTAT includes the following:
- a CDS encoding carboxymuconolactone decarboxylase family protein — protein: MTKDRYQQGLDKLMELTTPDSDNPTGHMDIGEGFKDVAPDLSKFVVEFAFGDIYSRPGLDNKQKVLTTISALVAQGTPQIEMHVKTGLTVGLTPEEIVGCIMHLIPYTGFPRALNALKAAQKVFEESGISVATTDD
- a CDS encoding RNA polymerase sigma factor, which translates into the protein MSDLPDTKEEFTNWYHLYSDSIFKYILMMINDYHQAEDLTHDTFIKAYKNLHTFQKKSKPKTWLFSIAHNNTIDYIRKQKPIKIFQEIFQTLKDSAPLTEDILEVRESSIELYKALSRLKSSYREVIILRKIKEFSIRETSEILNWSEGKVKTTLYRAIPALEKELLKEGFLNEKQI
- a CDS encoding VOC family protein, giving the protein MGRLVHFEIHVEDMDRAKKFYGEVFGWKFEDWSEYAGMQYFGAVTGDNSVPGIDGALIQRKGPAPEIGQPMNGFSCTMGVEDYDSTEKRILELGGKVALPKYALPGMAWQGYYNDTEGNIIGIHQADENAK
- a CDS encoding EthD family reductase is translated as MTREWIYYMAKMIIMYEQPMDKVGFEKYYFDVHVPLGKKIPNITNNSVHHVIQSQNTNLDLYLITVLEFENMEKLTEAFASPEAKAAEEDGVNLFKYVNPPIITIVE
- a CDS encoding FG-GAP-like repeat-containing protein; the protein is MYVNNPYRNRRPEIVSGAYGDVNGDGIIDYVYLTAVKSTDPSSPYVEQITLNIQDGVTKKVYTIALNENGDSGYQPTLFLGDFTKDGIMDILISIDSGGSGAFTFNYIYSFVNNQAKKLFDFDQYNMLNQYTVTYLDQYKINVKSLATGQSFLIAINGRGADYLSQIYNKNGTLKKPITGMADGVSGFYPVDMDRDGVYEIQAYQKISGLYHADSFGYVINTLQWDGQKFAIWQQWLAIFGNN